The Aureispira anguillae genome contains a region encoding:
- a CDS encoding leucine-rich repeat domain-containing protein, producing MSYTPDEISKIHLLAQDKDLKNVLLAFELIRGRGIIPALVTDVYWIYNRIIWAQETELENDIYLFFRTYWSQHTKLKKLIPLLEPSSSRQQSVALAVEQQAQTLNLDLTLLAKLLHQHFPSNRHPMNRFLFKYGTTAIRQEILPFLKKREHTGRSLLDLGGFGLQKLPPIILAEKQIQLLKIWGNQLKELPDFWESFQELEVLNIAENQLQVLPHSFSKLKKLQKLYAQDNSFRVPDVIHSIQQLPNIKYLSIAATNAPTTYTLLQNKSLKHFEVLVNHGKSYASEREKNLFLALFLKEDEALKKLTLVDLFQALSDANETIRKTAKERILNWCGGTFDGQLPKQASIAILGIVSFATRNKLNQITTKHIRFTTEINPFTTHILVGDYPENYTAVADRPFIFMTEEDL from the coding sequence ATGTCTTATACCCCTGACGAAATATCAAAAATTCACTTATTGGCTCAAGACAAAGACCTAAAAAACGTCTTATTGGCTTTTGAACTAATCAGAGGACGTGGTATAATTCCTGCTCTAGTAACCGATGTTTATTGGATTTATAATCGTATAATTTGGGCCCAAGAAACGGAACTAGAAAATGACATTTATCTTTTTTTTAGAACCTATTGGAGTCAACATACCAAGCTCAAAAAATTAATTCCGCTGTTGGAGCCCTCTTCGTCCCGACAACAAAGTGTAGCGCTCGCTGTAGAACAACAAGCTCAAACATTAAATCTGGATCTTACGCTTTTAGCCAAGCTTCTTCATCAGCATTTTCCTAGCAACCGTCATCCAATGAATCGTTTTTTATTCAAATATGGGACAACTGCAATACGGCAAGAAATTCTGCCTTTTCTAAAAAAAAGAGAACATACTGGACGGAGTTTATTAGATTTAGGAGGTTTTGGATTGCAAAAATTACCGCCAATCATTCTGGCAGAAAAACAGATCCAATTATTAAAAATATGGGGAAATCAGCTAAAAGAATTGCCTGATTTTTGGGAATCTTTTCAAGAACTGGAAGTATTAAATATTGCAGAAAACCAATTACAAGTGCTCCCTCATAGTTTTTCAAAACTAAAAAAGCTACAAAAATTATATGCACAGGATAATTCTTTTCGGGTTCCTGATGTTATTCATTCCATTCAACAGTTGCCCAATATCAAGTATTTATCCATTGCAGCCACCAATGCTCCAACTACCTATACCCTCTTGCAAAATAAATCCCTAAAGCATTTTGAAGTACTCGTCAATCATGGAAAAAGTTATGCTTCTGAGCGAGAGAAAAATCTCTTTTTGGCCTTGTTCCTAAAAGAAGATGAAGCACTAAAAAAGCTCACCTTGGTAGATCTATTCCAAGCATTATCAGACGCTAATGAAACCATTAGAAAAACTGCTAAGGAGAGAATTTTAAATTGGTGTGGGGGCACCTTTGATGGACAATTGCCCAAACAAGCGTCCATTGCTATTTTGGGTATTGTTTCTTTTGCTACCCGAAATAAATTAAACCAAATCACCACAAAACATATTCGTTTCACAACAGAGATCAATCCGTTTA